One Comamonas odontotermitis genomic window, GCAGGCGGCTGATGAAGCCGATCTGGCGTAGGGCTTCGGCAAATTCTTGCTCGGTGTCGCGCTCGGTGCGTGAGGCCAACTCGGCAAAGAGGCCCATGCGTGTGTAGTGGCGCACGCAGGCAATGAATGGAAAGCCGTGGCGCGTGCGGTAGGTCTGGTTCAGTGTTGCCAGGCGCTCGCCCTGTTCCTTTTCCAGATCGCCCAGCCCGGCGCTTTGCTGCTCCAGCTGGGAGTCGCTGGTCAGCGTGCCGGAGCGTACCGCGCTGGCCGACAGCTCCGGGTGGCCGCAGAGAAAGCGCACCGCCTGCTCGCGCGGGCTGGCGTGCACGGCAGCCAGCATGGCGGCGTGCAATGCGTCAATGTCCGCAAACGGGCGCTGGCGCGCAGCAGACTCCGCAACCCAGGGGGCATATTCGAACACTTCGCCAAGCGCGGCCACGAAATCGCCGTGCGCCATGGTGTTGAGTTCGTCGAGCGAAGGGGTAGGGTGGGTGGAGGTGGTAGTCATGGAGCCAGTGTAGAAAGCGCGTTTCCCGCCTCACAGTCCTGGCTTGTTATAGCCCGTATAGCATCCGGCTACGCCCGCTCTGCCAAGGCCTGCGATGCCTGGCCCAACAGGCCGCGCAGCCAGATATGGGAGGCATCGCGGTGCCGCGACGAATGCCACAGCTGGTAGAAGCGCATGGTGCGGTTGCCCACCGGCAGCGGCAGCATGGCCAGGGGCAGGCGCCTGGCGTGGTAGGCGGCGAAGTGGCGGCTGGTGGTCAGCAGCAGGTCGGTACCCACCAGCAGATCGGGGGCCTGCGAGAAGTAGGTGCATTGCACGCGGCCGTCGCGGCTCACCCGCATGGTGCCCAGGCTCGATTCCACCACCCCGCGCTGGTCGGGCGAGTAGGGCGTGAACACCACATGCGCCGCCTGCAGGTAGCGCTCTGCCGTGAGCTCTTCCGGCGCGGCCAGCGGGTGGCTGGCATCCATGAGGCAGACCACCTCGTCCTCAATCAGCATGGAGATGTGCAGGTGCTCCGGCGGACTGGGCCAGTTGCCGATGACGATGTCCACCTCGGCATTCTGCAGGGCCTGCTCGTAGTCGAAGTTCTGCCCCAGCGGAAGTATGGCAAGCCGCGCCCCGGGCGCCTGGGCGCGCATGAGCTGGACGACGCGCGCCATGAAGGGCGGCGCCAGGTAGTCGGGCGTGGCAATGGTAAAGCGCTGCTGTGTGGTCTCGGCAGCGAACTCCTTGCCCGAGGTGAGTAGCCCATCGATCAGGCCCAGCGCAGCGCGCGCCTGCTCCACCGCCTGCAGCGCCCGCGCCGTGGGCACCATGCGGTTCTTGTCACGCACCAGCAGCGGATCGTTGAAGATGGCCCGCAGCCGCCGCAGCGCGGCACTGATGGCCGGTTGCGACTGGTTCAGCCGTATGGCGGCGCGCGACACACTCTTTTCATGGATCAATGTGCATAGCACACGCAGCAGGTAGGTATCGAATGGATCTTCGCTGCGAGACACGTGTTTTCCCTATGAATATGCGTTTTGCTATGCGGCTCATAGCAGCTGGCTAGTTTCGCATATTGCCGCAAGCCGCGACCATGCAAGCGTTCGCAAACCCCAACTACAAATTCCCGAGACAAGGACTTGCAATGAACGCTCAAAGTGTGCCCCTCAGTGGTGCGGCGTCCTCCATCGACGAGGTCGACGCCACCTATTCCAAGATCTCCTGGCGGCTGTTGCCCTTTCTGGGTGTGCTGTGGGTGCTGGCCTGGCTGGACCGCGTCAACATCGGTTTTGCCAAGCTGCAGATGCTCGATGACCTGAAGTTCAGCGAAGCCGTCTACGGCCTGGGCGCGGGCATCTTCTTCATCGGCTACTTCCTGTTCGAGGTGCCCTCCAACATGCTGCTGCAGAAGATCGGCGCCAAGAAGACGGTGATGCGCATCACCATCGGCTGGGGCATCATCTGCATTCTGCAGGCCTGGGTGACGACGCCCACGCAGTTCTACATCCTGCGCTTTCTGCTGGGCGCCTTCGAGGCAGGGTTCTACCCCGGCGTCATCCTGTACCTGACCTACTGGTATCCATCGAAGCGCCGCGCCAAGGCGTTTGGCACCTTCATGTCGGCCTCGGCCATTGCCGGTGTGCTGGGCGGCCCGCTGGCGGGCGGCATCATGACCTGGACGGCCGGTGCCCACGGCATGCACGGGTGGCAGTGGCTGTTCATCATCGAAGGCATTCCTTCGGTCCTGGCAGGTGTCGTGGCCTATTTCTACATGACCGACCGCCCCGAGCAGGCCAAGTGGCTGACCGACGCGGACCGCGCCATCGTACGCCAGCAGCTGGAGCTTGACCAGAAAGCCCAGGGCGAGCGCGACAGCGATTGGCGCACCCTGTTCGGCAACCCCATGGTGTGGCTGCTGATTGCCGTGTTCTTCTGCCTGCTGTGCGCCAATTCCACGCTGACCTTCTGGATGCCGACCGTCATTCGAGAAGCGGGCTTTACCACCCCCATGGAAGTGGGCTGGATCGCAGGCGCCGCCTATCTGCTGGGCGCTGCGGGCATGGTGCTCAATGGCCGCCATTCGGACCAGCGCGGCGAGGTGCGCTGGCATTTTGCGGGCTCGGCCCTGCTGGGCGCTGCCGGTATGCTGGCGCTCGCCATCACCATGGGCATGGCCAGCATTCCGGTGGTGCTGGCGCTCACGGCCATGGTGCTGGCCCTCATCGGCACGATGAGCGCGATTCCCGTGTTCTGGCAGATGCCCAACATGCTGCTGAGCGGAGGCGCCGCAGCCGTGGGTGTGGCGCTGATCAATTCGGTGGCCAATCTGGCAGGTTTTGGCGCACCTTACCTGATGGGCCTGATCAAGACATCCACCGGCAAGGTGGCGCCGGGCTTGTACCTGGTGGCGATTGTGGAAGCGCTCGCAGCGGTTCTTGCCATTGCCTTCATTGCCCGCATGCAGCGCCGCAAAGGCCAGGGCCGCTGAGGCCGCACCCGAGGAGACCGGTTCATGACCCAGACATTACATTCCTCCACGCCACAGTGCGCCCAGCCCCAGGGTGGCCTGCCCCAGGTTGGCCTGCCCCAGGTTGGCCTGCCCCAGGTTGGCCTGCCCCAGGCTCCGGCGCGCCGTCAGTTTGCCCTGGGTAGCCTTGCCTTGGGCGCCTCGGCCCTGGTGGCTGCGCGGGGTGCGTTGGCAGCCGATGCGCCTGCAGCGCCTGCTGCGCCCGCGCAGGGCACCGGCCCCATCGTGCTGCATGGTGCAAGCCCGCGGCTGACGGTGCACACCATCGACACCTACCACGGCATGGCCGCCACCGGCCTGCGCATCGATTTTTCGCGCTGGGATGGAGATGCTTATGTGCTGGTGCGCAGCTTCACCATCAACGCCAATGGCCGTGCTGATGAGCCGCTTTTGATCGACGACAGCTACCGCACCGGCCGCTACGAGCTGCTGCTGCATGTGGATGCGTATTTCGCAGCCAAGGGCGCCCAGTTGCCGCGGCCGCCGTTCCTCTCCAAGCTGCCGGTGCGCTTTCAGATCACCAATGCCGCAGAGCGCATCCACCTGCCGATCCAGTTCGGCCCCTGGAGCTACACCTACTCGCGCGGCAGTTGAGCCGCCGCAACGCTACTTGATCGAAAGGAACGCCATGGCAGGCATCAGCACCCATGTACTCAACCTCACCACCGGCCGCCCCATCAGCGGCATGCGGGTGGAGTTGTATGACCTTGCGCACACCCCGGCGCAGCGCCTCACCAGCACGCGAACCAACGCCGATGGCCGCACCGATGCGCCCATGATGGCAGCCGCCGCCGCGCGCACCGGTGATTTCGAGCTGCGCTTTTACGTTGGCGAGCATTTCAAGGAGCCCACGGCCCTGTCGGACGAGGTGCTGGTGCGCTTTTCCATCTTTGACGCGGCCCAGCACTACCACGTACCCATGCTGTGCTCGCCATGGTTCTTCAACACCTACCGAGGCAGCTGATCCTTGTTTTTCCATCCGAGGGAATGATTTCATGAGCAACGACCACAACAATGACACCGGCAAGTACCTGATCGAATCCATACGACTGGCCATGGGCAACGTCAAGGGCCGCAAGCAGCCGACCTGGCCCTTTGGCGCCGTGCTGGTCAAGGACGGCCGGGTGCTGGCCCGGGCCGTGAACCAGGTGGACGAGCTGTGCGACCCGTCCGCCCACGCAGAAATGCAGGCGGTGCGCATGGCTGCCAAGGCCCAGGGCAACACCGATCTATCGGGCGCGGTGGTGTACGCCAGCGGCTACCCCTGTACCATGTGCTACACGGCCATGCTGCTGGCTGGCGTGAAGACGGTGTACTACGCCTACTCCAACGAAGACGGCGAGCCCTACGACCTGTCTGCCGCGCGCGGCTACGAGCAACTGGCCAAACCAGAGGGCGAGCGCGAGATGGCGCTGGTCAGCCACCGGGTGCGCGATGAGGGCGAAGACCTGTACGACGCGTGGCAGAAGGCCGTTTCTGCCGGCTGACCCTGTTCTGCAGATTGCCAGGCTCCTGTTGCCCCGCGTGCACCGCGCGCGGGGCTTTTTTGTTGGCCCGCGCGCCGGGTCAGCCCGCGCGGCGGAAGGTCAGGTTGATCCGTTGCCCCGCCAGCAGCGGATGCGCCACGGGGCTCGCCCCGTCCTTGACCGGCATCACGCCGTGGTAGCGCATGCGGTCC contains:
- the uraD gene encoding 2-oxo-4-hydroxy-4-carboxy-5-ureidoimidazoline decarboxylase produces the protein MTTTSTHPTPSLDELNTMAHGDFVAALGEVFEYAPWVAESAARQRPFADIDALHAAMLAAVHASPREQAVRFLCGHPELSASAVRSGTLTSDSQLEQQSAGLGDLEKEQGERLATLNQTYRTRHGFPFIACVRHYTRMGLFAELASRTERDTEQEFAEALRQIGFISRLRLAQRVRMGSLQAA
- a CDS encoding LysR family transcriptional regulator — protein: MSRSEDPFDTYLLRVLCTLIHEKSVSRAAIRLNQSQPAISAALRRLRAIFNDPLLVRDKNRMVPTARALQAVEQARAALGLIDGLLTSGKEFAAETTQQRFTIATPDYLAPPFMARVVQLMRAQAPGARLAILPLGQNFDYEQALQNAEVDIVIGNWPSPPEHLHISMLIEDEVVCLMDASHPLAAPEELTAERYLQAAHVVFTPYSPDQRGVVESSLGTMRVSRDGRVQCTYFSQAPDLLVGTDLLLTTSRHFAAYHARRLPLAMLPLPVGNRTMRFYQLWHSSRHRDASHIWLRGLLGQASQALAERA
- a CDS encoding MFS transporter — its product is MNAQSVPLSGAASSIDEVDATYSKISWRLLPFLGVLWVLAWLDRVNIGFAKLQMLDDLKFSEAVYGLGAGIFFIGYFLFEVPSNMLLQKIGAKKTVMRITIGWGIICILQAWVTTPTQFYILRFLLGAFEAGFYPGVILYLTYWYPSKRRAKAFGTFMSASAIAGVLGGPLAGGIMTWTAGAHGMHGWQWLFIIEGIPSVLAGVVAYFYMTDRPEQAKWLTDADRAIVRQQLELDQKAQGERDSDWRTLFGNPMVWLLIAVFFCLLCANSTLTFWMPTVIREAGFTTPMEVGWIAGAAYLLGAAGMVLNGRHSDQRGEVRWHFAGSALLGAAGMLALAITMGMASIPVVLALTAMVLALIGTMSAIPVFWQMPNMLLSGGAAAVGVALINSVANLAGFGAPYLMGLIKTSTGKVAPGLYLVAIVEALAAVLAIAFIARMQRRKGQGR
- a CDS encoding hydroxyisourate hydrolase, with product MTQTLHSSTPQCAQPQGGLPQVGLPQVGLPQVGLPQAPARRQFALGSLALGASALVAARGALAADAPAAPAAPAQGTGPIVLHGASPRLTVHTIDTYHGMAATGLRIDFSRWDGDAYVLVRSFTINANGRADEPLLIDDSYRTGRYELLLHVDAYFAAKGAQLPRPPFLSKLPVRFQITNAAERIHLPIQFGPWSYTYSRGS
- the uraH gene encoding hydroxyisourate hydrolase; amino-acid sequence: MAGISTHVLNLTTGRPISGMRVELYDLAHTPAQRLTSTRTNADGRTDAPMMAAAAARTGDFELRFYVGEHFKEPTALSDEVLVRFSIFDAAQHYHVPMLCSPWFFNTYRGS
- a CDS encoding nucleoside deaminase translates to MSNDHNNDTGKYLIESIRLAMGNVKGRKQPTWPFGAVLVKDGRVLARAVNQVDELCDPSAHAEMQAVRMAAKAQGNTDLSGAVVYASGYPCTMCYTAMLLAGVKTVYYAYSNEDGEPYDLSAARGYEQLAKPEGEREMALVSHRVRDEGEDLYDAWQKAVSAG